The Pseudomonas fluorescens genome includes a window with the following:
- a CDS encoding phospholipase D-like domain-containing protein — translation MSGAVFPWREGNRFELLIDGPQFFPRMLVEIARAQEQVELELYLVEAGACAEAMVQALVQAAERGVRVRCLFDDYGSLAFTLALRKRLTEAGVELRFYNRLSWRRWVRNLYRDHRKLLLVDQRLAVVGGTGVTDEFWNPLDDRSEWHEVMVEIVGPLVLDWQLLFDRQWLANRHRRAWKPASNFGLPRLPRVPPVGEGMGRVAYADARQHRDILQSLSRALNSGQKRIWMATPYFLPTWNVRRSLRKAAARGIDVRLLLTGPRTDHPSVRYAGHRYYPRLLKAGVQIFEYQPCFLHLKMVLVDDWVSIGSCNFDHWNLRFNLEANLEALDSRLSGAVAASFERDFAQSLQVSLDAWQRRPLWKRFKQRVWGLVDRVVVNLLDRRG, via the coding sequence ATGAGCGGCGCGGTTTTTCCCTGGCGTGAAGGCAATCGCTTCGAGCTGTTGATCGATGGTCCGCAGTTCTTCCCGCGCATGCTGGTGGAAATCGCTCGAGCCCAGGAACAGGTCGAGCTGGAGCTCTATCTGGTGGAAGCGGGCGCTTGCGCCGAGGCGATGGTTCAGGCGCTGGTGCAGGCCGCCGAGCGTGGCGTTCGCGTGCGGTGCCTGTTCGATGACTATGGCAGCCTGGCGTTCACCCTGGCCTTGCGCAAGCGTCTGACCGAGGCTGGGGTGGAGTTACGTTTCTACAATCGCCTGAGCTGGCGCCGCTGGGTGCGCAACCTTTACCGGGATCACCGCAAGCTGCTGTTGGTGGACCAACGCCTGGCTGTGGTCGGTGGCACCGGGGTGACCGATGAATTCTGGAACCCCCTCGACGACCGCAGTGAGTGGCACGAAGTGATGGTGGAAATCGTCGGCCCGCTGGTGCTCGACTGGCAGTTGCTGTTCGACCGCCAGTGGCTCGCCAACCGCCATCGGCGAGCCTGGAAACCGGCGTCCAACTTCGGCTTGCCGCGCCTGCCGCGCGTACCGCCGGTGGGCGAGGGCATGGGGCGGGTGGCGTATGCCGACGCCCGCCAGCATCGCGACATCCTGCAATCGCTGTCGCGGGCATTGAACAGCGGCCAGAAGCGCATCTGGATGGCGACGCCGTATTTCCTGCCGACCTGGAACGTGCGCCGCTCCTTGCGCAAGGCCGCCGCCCGCGGCATTGACGTGCGCCTGCTGCTGACCGGCCCACGCACCGATCACCCGTCCGTGCGCTACGCCGGGCACCGTTACTACCCGCGACTGCTCAAGGCCGGCGTGCAGATTTTTGAATACCAGCCGTGTTTTCTGCACCTGAAGATGGTGCTGGTGGACGACTGGGTCAGCATCGGCTCCTGCAACTTCGATCACTGGAACCTGCGCTTCAACCTGGAAGCCAACCTCGAAGCCTTGGACTCCAGGCTCAGCGGTGCAGTGGCCGCCAGTTTCGAGCGGGACTTCGCCCAGAGCCTGCAAGTCAGCCTCGACGCCTGGCAGCGTCGGCCGCTGTGGAAGCGCTTCAAGCAGCGGGTGTGGGGCTTGGTGGATCGGGTGGTGGTGAACCTTTTGGATCGACGCGGCTAG
- a CDS encoding YegP family protein, which yields MSGWYEISKSSSGQFRFVLKAANAETILTSELYTTRSGVEGGIASVQKNSPLAERYELKNTKDGHPYFNLKAANHEVIGSSEAYSSDAARDKGIASVKANGPTTVIKDKTVAAL from the coding sequence ATGTCCGGATGGTACGAAATCAGCAAAAGCAGCAGCGGCCAGTTTCGGTTTGTACTCAAGGCGGCCAACGCTGAAACGATTCTGACCAGTGAGCTGTACACCACCCGCAGCGGTGTCGAGGGTGGCATTGCTTCGGTGCAGAAAAACAGTCCGTTGGCCGAGCGCTATGAACTCAAGAACACCAAGGACGGCCATCCGTACTTCAACCTCAAGGCGGCCAACCATGAAGTGATTGGCAGCAGTGAAGCTTATTCATCGGACGCGGCCCGGGACAAAGGCATTGCCAGCGTCAAGGCCAACGGACCGACGACGGTGATCAAGGACAAGACCGTGGCGGCGCTCTGA
- the bglX gene encoding beta-glucosidase BglX yields MKKLCLLGLFVSLASQSVLADNLPAPIENKDAFISNLMKQMTLEEKIGQLRLISIGPEMPREMIRKEIAAGNIGGTFNSITRDENRPMQDAAMRSRLKIPMFFAYDVIHGHRTIFPIPLALASSWDMDAIYRSGRVAAQEAAADSLDITFAPMVDISRDPRWGRTSEGFGEDTYLVSRIAGVMVKAFQGNGANAADSIMASVKHFALYGAVEGGRDYNTVDMSPLKMYQDYLPPYRAAIDAGAGGVMVALNSINGVPATANTWLMNDLLRKEWGFKGLAVSDHGAIFELIKHGVAKDGREAAKLAIKAGIDMSMNDSLYGKELPGLLKAGEIEQSDIDNAVREVLAAKYDMGLFKDPYLRIGKAEDDPADTYAESRMHRADARDVARRSLVLLENRNQTLPLKKTAKIALVGPLAKAPIDMMGSWAAAGRPAQSVTLFDGMTRALGADSKLIYARGANITGDKKVLDYLNFLNFDAPEVVDDPRPAQVLIDEAVKAAKDADVVVAAVGESRGMSHESSSRTELNIPASQRELIKALKATGKPLVLVLMNGRPLSLLEEKQQADAILETWFSGTEGGNAIADVLFGDYNPSGKLPITFPRSVGQIPTYYNHLSIGRPFTPGKPGNYTSQYFDDTTGPLYPFGYGLSYTEFSLSDMALSSTTLNKTGKLDASVTLENTGKRDGETVVQLYIQDVTGSIIRPVKELKNFRKVMLKAGEKKVIHFTITEDDLKFFNAQLKYAAEPGKFNVQIGLDSQDVKQQSFELL; encoded by the coding sequence ATGAAGAAGCTGTGTTTGCTGGGCCTGTTTGTCAGTCTGGCCAGTCAATCCGTATTAGCCGACAACCTGCCAGCCCCCATAGAGAACAAGGATGCGTTCATCAGCAACCTGATGAAGCAGATGACCCTCGAAGAGAAGATCGGCCAATTGCGTCTGATCAGCATCGGCCCGGAAATGCCTCGGGAGATGATCCGCAAGGAAATCGCGGCCGGCAACATCGGTGGCACGTTCAACTCCATCACTCGCGATGAAAACCGTCCGATGCAGGACGCGGCCATGCGCAGCCGGTTGAAGATCCCGATGTTCTTCGCCTATGACGTGATCCACGGCCACCGCACGATTTTCCCGATCCCCCTGGCCTTGGCCTCGAGCTGGGACATGGACGCCATCTACCGCTCCGGGCGCGTTGCAGCCCAGGAAGCCGCGGCCGACAGCCTGGACATTACCTTCGCGCCGATGGTCGACATTTCCCGCGACCCGCGCTGGGGCCGGACCTCCGAAGGCTTTGGCGAAGACACCTACCTGGTGTCGCGCATCGCCGGGGTGATGGTCAAGGCTTTCCAGGGCAACGGCGCCAACGCGGCCGACAGCATCATGGCCAGCGTCAAGCACTTCGCCCTGTACGGCGCGGTGGAAGGCGGCCGGGACTACAACACCGTGGACATGAGTCCGCTGAAAATGTACCAGGACTACCTGCCACCCTACCGCGCCGCCATCGACGCGGGTGCCGGTGGGGTGATGGTCGCGCTGAACTCCATCAACGGCGTGCCGGCGACCGCCAACACCTGGCTGATGAACGACCTGCTGCGCAAGGAGTGGGGGTTCAAGGGCCTGGCGGTCAGTGACCACGGCGCCATTTTCGAACTGATCAAGCACGGCGTCGCCAAGGACGGTCGCGAAGCGGCAAAACTGGCGATCAAGGCCGGCATCGACATGAGCATGAACGACTCGCTCTATGGCAAGGAACTGCCAGGGTTGCTCAAGGCCGGTGAAATCGAGCAGAGCGACATCGATAACGCCGTACGGGAAGTGCTCGCGGCCAAATACGACATGGGCCTGTTCAAGGATCCGTACCTGCGCATCGGCAAGGCCGAGGATGACCCGGCCGATACCTACGCCGAGAGCCGCATGCACCGCGCCGACGCCCGTGACGTGGCGCGCCGCAGCCTGGTCCTGCTGGAAAACCGCAACCAGACGCTGCCCCTGAAGAAGACCGCGAAGATCGCCCTGGTCGGTCCGCTGGCCAAGGCACCGATCGATATGATGGGCAGTTGGGCCGCTGCCGGGCGTCCTGCGCAATCGGTCACCCTGTTCGATGGCATGACCCGCGCCCTGGGCGCTGACTCGAAGCTGATCTACGCCCGTGGCGCCAACATCACCGGCGACAAGAAGGTGCTCGACTACCTGAACTTCCTCAACTTCGATGCCCCGGAAGTGGTAGACGACCCGCGTCCGGCCCAGGTGCTGATCGACGAAGCGGTAAAAGCCGCCAAGGATGCCGATGTGGTGGTGGCCGCCGTAGGCGAGTCCCGTGGCATGTCCCATGAATCGTCGAGCCGTACCGAGCTGAACATTCCTGCCAGCCAACGCGAGCTGATCAAGGCCCTGAAGGCCACCGGCAAGCCGCTGGTGCTGGTGCTGATGAATGGCCGTCCGCTGTCGTTGCTGGAAGAAAAGCAGCAGGCCGATGCGATCCTGGAAACCTGGTTCAGCGGCACCGAAGGTGGCAACGCCATCGCTGATGTGCTGTTCGGTGACTACAACCCATCGGGCAAACTGCCCATCACCTTCCCACGCTCGGTGGGGCAGATTCCGACCTACTACAACCATTTGAGCATCGGCCGGCCATTCACGCCGGGCAAGCCGGGCAACTACACCTCGCAGTATTTCGATGACACCACCGGCCCGCTCTATCCGTTCGGCTACGGCCTGAGCTACACCGAGTTCAGCCTGTCGGACATGGCCCTGTCGTCGACCACGCTGAACAAGACAGGCAAGCTCGATGCCAGCGTGACATTGGAAAACACCGGCAAGCGTGACGGCGAAACGGTGGTGCAGCTGTACATCCAGGACGTGACCGGCTCGATCATTCGCCCGGTGAAGGAACTGAAGAACTTCCGCAAGGTGATGCTCAAGGCCGGCGAGAAGAAAGTCATCCACTTCACCATCACCGAGGACGACCTGAAATTCTTCAACGCCCAACTCAAGTACGCGGCTGAACCGGGCAAGTTCAACGTACAGATCGGCCTGGATTCCCAGGACGTGAAGCAGCAGAGTTTTGAGTTGCTCTGA
- a CDS encoding TPM domain-containing protein, translated as MALLTEHEQRKVAEAIARVERHTDAELVTVLAARADDYAYIPLLWASLLALVVPGVVHYLSGWLTMHSLLLVQWVSFIVLCLMFRIPRITTHLIPRSVRHWRASNLARRQFLEQNLHHTVGSTGMLIFVCEAERYVEILVDEGISKRLDNTCWDAIVAAFTQQVRQGQTLQGFVTCIEACGELLKEHVPVTQERNELPNRLVVLG; from the coding sequence ATGGCATTACTGACTGAACACGAACAACGCAAGGTCGCCGAGGCCATCGCCCGGGTCGAGCGGCATACCGACGCTGAACTGGTCACGGTGCTGGCCGCCCGCGCCGACGACTACGCCTATATCCCGCTGTTATGGGCCAGCCTGCTGGCCCTGGTGGTGCCCGGCGTGGTCCATTACCTTTCCGGCTGGCTGACGATGCACAGCCTGTTGCTGGTGCAATGGGTCAGTTTCATTGTGTTGTGCCTGATGTTTCGCATCCCCAGGATCACCACGCATCTGATCCCCCGTTCCGTGCGTCACTGGCGGGCCTCCAACCTGGCGCGCCGGCAATTCCTCGAGCAGAACCTGCATCACACAGTGGGCAGCACGGGGATGCTGATCTTTGTCTGCGAGGCTGAGCGGTACGTGGAAATCCTGGTGGATGAAGGCATTTCCAAGCGCCTGGACAACACATGCTGGGATGCCATCGTCGCAGCGTTCACCCAGCAGGTTCGCCAGGGGCAGACGTTGCAGGGTTTCGTGACCTGCATCGAAGCTTGCGGCGAATTGCTCAAGGAGCACGTGCCGGTGACCCAGGAGCGCAATGAACTGCCGAATAGGTTGGTGGTGCTGGGCTAA
- the yiaY gene encoding L-threonine dehydrogenase gives MSSTFFIPAVNIMGLGCLDEAMTAIRNYGFRKALIVTDVGLAKAGVATKVAELLAIQDVDSVIFDGAKPNPSIANVELGLGLLKESQCDFVVSLGGGSPHDCAKGIALCATNGGQIRDYEGVDRSSKPQLPLIAINTTAGTASEMTRFCIITDETRHVKMAIVDRNVTPLMSVNDPALMVAMPKGLTAATGMDALTHAIEAYVSTAATPITDACALKAITLISNNLRLAVRDGNDLTARENMAYAQFLAGMAFNNASLGFVHAMAHQLGGFYDLPHGVCNAVLLPHVQSFNASVCAVRLTDVAHAMGADTRGFSPEEGARDAIAAIRKLALDVDIPAGLRDLGVRLNDVPVLAANALKDACGLTNPRAADQRQIEEIFRSAF, from the coding sequence ATGAGCAGCACTTTTTTCATTCCCGCCGTGAACATCATGGGGCTGGGCTGCCTCGATGAAGCGATGACCGCTATCCGCAACTACGGCTTTCGCAAAGCCCTGATCGTCACCGACGTGGGGCTGGCCAAGGCCGGCGTCGCCACCAAGGTGGCCGAATTGTTGGCGATACAGGACGTCGACTCGGTCATTTTCGACGGCGCCAAGCCCAACCCAAGCATCGCCAACGTCGAGCTCGGGCTGGGGCTGCTGAAGGAGAGCCAGTGTGATTTCGTCGTGTCGCTGGGTGGCGGTTCGCCCCACGACTGCGCCAAGGGCATTGCCCTGTGTGCCACCAACGGCGGGCAGATTCGTGACTATGAAGGCGTCGACCGTTCGAGCAAGCCCCAGCTGCCGCTGATCGCCATCAACACCACGGCGGGCACCGCCAGCGAAATGACCCGTTTTTGCATCATCACCGACGAGACACGCCACGTGAAAATGGCGATTGTCGATCGCAATGTCACCCCATTGATGTCGGTGAACGACCCGGCGCTGATGGTGGCGATGCCCAAGGGCCTGACAGCCGCCACCGGCATGGATGCACTGACTCACGCGATCGAGGCTTATGTCTCCACCGCCGCCACCCCCATCACCGATGCCTGTGCCCTGAAGGCCATCACCCTGATCAGCAACAACCTGCGCCTGGCCGTGCGTGACGGCAATGACCTGACCGCGCGGGAGAACATGGCCTACGCGCAGTTTCTCGCGGGGATGGCGTTCAACAATGCATCGCTGGGTTTCGTGCACGCGATGGCGCACCAGTTGGGTGGCTTCTACGACCTGCCTCATGGTGTGTGCAACGCGGTGCTGTTGCCTCATGTGCAGAGCTTCAATGCTTCGGTATGCGCCGTTCGCTTGACCGACGTGGCCCATGCCATGGGCGCCGATACACGCGGTTTCAGCCCGGAAGAGGGAGCCCGGGACGCCATTGCGGCGATCCGCAAACTGGCCCTTGACGTGGACATTCCGGCCGGTTTGCGTGACCTGGGTGTACGCCTCAACGACGTACCGGTGCTGGCCGCCAACGCCTTGAAAGACGCCTGCGGCCTGACTAACCCACGGGCGGCGGACCAGCGGCAGATCGAAGAGATTTTCCGCAGCGCGTTCTAA
- a CDS encoding YceI family protein: MFKRFFPHAAVSLLLAGAALPAQADWYLDGESSRLSFISSKNGNVSEVQRFLVLHGQVQPEGLARLEVELESINSGIPLRDERMRAELFEIKQFADATVTAKIDLAPIQDLANGAQLELRLPLTVNLHGKQHEYNVELLATRLDERRFQVVTLEPVVLNAADFDLAPGLEKLRNLAGLSAISLSVPVNAVLIFTAR, from the coding sequence ATGTTCAAGCGGTTTTTCCCTCACGCTGCCGTCAGCTTGCTGCTGGCCGGCGCCGCGTTGCCAGCCCAGGCCGACTGGTACCTGGACGGCGAGTCGTCGCGGCTGTCGTTTATCAGCAGTAAAAATGGCAACGTCTCCGAGGTCCAGCGATTCCTGGTGCTGCACGGTCAGGTCCAGCCCGAGGGCTTGGCACGCCTGGAAGTGGAGCTGGAATCCATCAACAGCGGCATTCCCCTGCGCGATGAGCGCATGCGGGCCGAGCTGTTCGAGATCAAGCAATTTGCCGACGCCACTGTCACCGCCAAGATCGACCTGGCACCGATCCAGGACCTGGCCAACGGTGCGCAGTTGGAATTGCGCCTGCCGCTGACGGTGAACCTGCACGGCAAGCAGCACGAATACAACGTCGAACTGCTGGCGACGCGCTTGGATGAGCGCCGCTTCCAAGTGGTGACCCTGGAACCGGTGGTGCTCAACGCGGCGGATTTCGATCTGGCGCCGGGGCTGGAAAAGCTGCGAAACCTGGCCGGGTTGTCGGCCATTAGCCTCTCGGTGCCGGTGAATGCGGTGCTGATTTTCACGGCGCGCTGA
- a CDS encoding class I SAM-dependent methyltransferase, translating into MSATATPAHHAPDHHAQFIELLKTSLEQNAFIKLVLAKYVGDEADLQRLIIKQLTVKDQPCLSFVYRYKTRDITKNFPVAEGVETIAGLLPASFKNAHLLAVTDEAQLEYSKKGKSSLFKSKPQQLREVPSAEHNREKNRFLDLNRPFLADLGVTNHKHELIPAMSRKWKQINKFIEVFSHALTSSPLALDKPVRVSDFGSGKGYLTFAIHDYLRNTLQAEGVVTGVELREDMVKLCNEAAARLEHPGLSFQHGDVRSVAPSAVDVMIALHACDIATDYAIHMGIRSGASIIMCSPCCHKQIRLQIQSPALLKPMLQYGLHLGQQAEMVTDSLRALFLEACGYETKVFEFISLEHTNKNKMILAVKRAEPADPTELLAKIQELEAFYHVTEHCLETLLRADGYLV; encoded by the coding sequence ATGTCCGCCACTGCAACCCCCGCCCATCACGCGCCGGATCACCATGCCCAGTTCATCGAGTTGCTGAAAACCAGTCTCGAACAGAATGCGTTCATCAAACTGGTGCTGGCCAAGTACGTAGGGGACGAAGCGGACCTCCAACGGCTGATCATCAAGCAACTGACGGTCAAGGACCAGCCGTGCCTGTCCTTCGTCTACCGCTACAAGACTCGCGATATCACCAAGAATTTCCCTGTAGCCGAAGGGGTGGAAACCATTGCCGGGCTGTTGCCGGCATCGTTCAAGAACGCACATTTGCTGGCGGTCACCGACGAGGCGCAGCTGGAGTACAGCAAGAAGGGCAAGAGCTCGTTGTTCAAGAGCAAGCCCCAGCAACTGCGGGAAGTGCCATCTGCCGAGCACAACCGTGAGAAAAATCGCTTCCTCGACCTGAACCGACCATTTTTGGCCGACCTGGGCGTGACCAACCACAAGCACGAGCTGATTCCGGCGATGTCGCGCAAGTGGAAGCAGATCAACAAGTTCATCGAGGTCTTCAGCCATGCGCTGACGTCGTCGCCGCTGGCCCTGGACAAACCGGTGCGGGTCTCGGATTTCGGTTCGGGCAAAGGCTACCTGACGTTCGCCATCCACGATTACCTGCGCAACACCTTGCAGGCCGAAGGCGTGGTGACCGGTGTCGAGCTGCGCGAAGACATGGTCAAGCTGTGCAACGAAGCTGCCGCGCGCCTGGAACACCCGGGCCTGAGCTTCCAGCACGGCGACGTGCGCAGCGTGGCGCCGAGCGCGGTGGACGTGATGATCGCCTTGCATGCCTGCGACATCGCCACCGACTACGCGATCCACATGGGCATTCGCTCGGGCGCCTCGATCATCATGTGCTCGCCGTGCTGCCACAAGCAGATTCGCCTGCAGATCCAGAGCCCGGCCTTGCTCAAGCCAATGCTGCAATATGGCCTGCACCTTGGCCAGCAGGCGGAAATGGTCACCGACAGCTTGCGGGCGCTGTTCCTGGAAGCGTGCGGCTACGAGACCAAGGTCTTCGAGTTCATCTCCCTTGAGCACACCAACAAGAACAAGATGATCCTCGCGGTCAAACGCGCCGAACCGGCGGACCCCACCGAGCTGCTGGCCAAGATCCAGGAGCTCGAGGCTTTCTACCACGTTACCGAGCATTGCCTCGAAACGCTGCTGCGGGCGGATGGCTATCTCGTCTGA
- a CDS encoding DUF4917 family protein, with product MTDFQEYDTRLEDWEALRADTAFSGLLVGNGASRAVWDDFGYDSLFENARTVEEKPLSPSELSVFDAMQTRSFEQVLAALKTTSRVNKALAVSSAAPRNRYYAIKEALINTVHAVHIPWRLVQPSTLATLNQELSRYRTVFTTNYDLLNHWAIQQAPENISDLFFGDDHHFDLSQATTDKPRLLYLHGGLHLVRNQDGTARKLTSTEGTLLGSFAINNTIKTLDDVPLFVNEGPSQDKLKTIRSSDYLSFCYDQLLQHGDNLCLFGHALGEQDKHIVQALRLAAPKTVAISIYPRSQAFIQHQKRHYAKVFQGLEVQLRFFDAKSHPLGDPKLSVPVEV from the coding sequence ATGACCGATTTCCAGGAATACGACACCCGGCTCGAAGACTGGGAGGCCTTGCGCGCCGACACCGCCTTCAGCGGCCTGTTGGTGGGCAATGGGGCCAGCCGCGCAGTGTGGGATGATTTCGGCTATGACTCGCTGTTCGAAAACGCCCGCACCGTCGAGGAGAAACCCCTGAGCCCGTCGGAGCTGAGCGTGTTCGATGCGATGCAGACGCGCAGTTTCGAGCAGGTCCTCGCTGCGCTTAAAACCACCAGTCGGGTCAACAAGGCCCTGGCTGTCAGCTCCGCCGCGCCGCGCAATCGCTATTACGCGATCAAGGAAGCACTGATCAACACTGTGCATGCGGTGCACATCCCATGGCGCCTGGTGCAACCCTCGACCCTGGCGACGCTCAACCAGGAGCTGAGCCGCTACCGCACGGTGTTCACCACCAACTACGACCTGCTCAACCATTGGGCGATCCAGCAGGCGCCCGAGAACATCAGCGACCTGTTCTTCGGCGATGATCACCATTTCGACCTGAGCCAGGCGACCACCGACAAACCACGCCTGTTGTACCTGCACGGCGGCCTGCACCTGGTGCGCAACCAGGACGGCACGGCGCGCAAGCTCACCTCCACCGAAGGCACCTTGCTGGGCAGTTTCGCCATCAACAACACGATCAAGACCCTCGACGACGTGCCGTTGTTCGTCAACGAAGGCCCAAGCCAGGACAAACTCAAGACCATCCGCAGCAGCGATTACCTGTCGTTCTGCTACGACCAGTTGCTGCAGCACGGCGACAACCTGTGCCTGTTCGGCCATGCCCTGGGCGAGCAGGACAAGCACATCGTGCAAGCCCTGCGCCTGGCCGCACCGAAGACCGTGGCGATTTCGATCTATCCCCGTAGCCAGGCGTTCATCCAGCATCAGAAGCGGCATTACGCCAAGGTGTTCCAGGGGCTGGAGGTGCAATTGCGCTTCTTCGATGCAAAGAGCCACCCGCTGGGCGATCCGAAGCTGTCGGTGCCGGTGGAGGTTTAG
- a CDS encoding LemA family protein has translation MNPRLNHLRSLPMLALMLLTTLLAGCGINNIPTLDEQAKAAWGQVQNQYQRRADLIPNLVETVKGYAQHEQETLTAVIEARAKATSIQVDASTLDNPEKLKQFQQAQDQLTGALSRLMVVSERYPDLKANQNFLALQSQLEGTENRIAVARRDFILAVQKYNTEIRTFPGRLWHSVMYSDLPIRETFEATSPNAEKAPEVKF, from the coding sequence ATGAATCCACGACTGAACCACCTTCGCAGCTTGCCGATGCTGGCCCTGATGCTGCTCACCACGTTGCTGGCCGGTTGCGGCATCAATAACATCCCGACCCTGGACGAACAGGCCAAGGCCGCCTGGGGCCAGGTGCAGAACCAGTACCAGCGCCGCGCCGACCTGATTCCCAACCTGGTGGAAACCGTCAAGGGCTACGCCCAGCACGAGCAGGAAACCCTGACTGCGGTGATTGAAGCGCGGGCCAAGGCCACGTCGATCCAGGTCGACGCCAGCACCCTGGACAACCCGGAAAAACTCAAGCAGTTCCAGCAGGCCCAGGACCAGTTGACCGGCGCGTTGAGCCGGCTGATGGTGGTGTCCGAGCGTTACCCGGACCTCAAGGCCAACCAGAATTTCCTGGCGTTGCAATCGCAGCTCGAAGGCACCGAGAACCGCATCGCCGTGGCCCGCCGCGACTTCATCCTGGCCGTGCAGAAGTACAACACCGAAATCCGCACATTCCCGGGGCGCCTGTGGCACAGCGTGATGTACAGCGACCTGCCGATCCGCGAAACCTTCGAGGCCACCAGCCCCAATGCCGAGAAAGCGCCGGAAGTGAAGTTTTGA
- a CDS encoding DJ-1/PfpI family protein — MAAKKILMLVGDYVEDYEVMVPFQALQMIGHTVHAVCPDKNAGQTVRTAIHDFEGDQTYSEKPGHLFALNHDFANVQAADYDALLVPGGRAPEYLRLNETVLQLVRDFDLAGKPIAAVCHGAQLLAAAGILEGRECSAYPACAPEVRLAGGTYIDIPVTQGHVQGNLATAPAWPAHPSWLAGFLTLLGTAITL, encoded by the coding sequence ATGGCCGCCAAGAAAATCCTCATGCTGGTCGGCGATTACGTCGAAGATTATGAAGTCATGGTGCCGTTCCAGGCCCTGCAGATGATTGGCCACACCGTGCACGCCGTGTGCCCGGACAAAAACGCCGGGCAGACGGTGCGCACGGCGATCCACGATTTCGAAGGCGACCAGACCTACAGTGAAAAACCGGGGCACTTGTTTGCCCTCAACCATGACTTCGCCAACGTCCAGGCCGCCGACTACGACGCGCTGTTGGTGCCGGGGGGACGAGCGCCGGAATACCTGCGCCTGAATGAAACCGTCCTGCAACTGGTGCGCGATTTCGATCTGGCGGGCAAGCCGATTGCCGCGGTGTGCCACGGTGCGCAATTGCTGGCGGCGGCGGGCATTCTCGAAGGGCGTGAATGCAGCGCCTATCCGGCGTGTGCTCCGGAAGTCCGACTGGCGGGCGGGACCTATATCGACATTCCCGTGACCCAAGGCCATGTCCAGGGCAATCTCGCCACTGCACCGGCCTGGCCTGCGCACCCGAGCTGGCTGGCGGGTTTCCTGACGCTGCTGGGCACGGCCATCACATTGTAG